In Fusarium falciforme chromosome 9, complete sequence, the sequence TCGTCACCTGTGTCTCAACTCCAACCGCCTTCTAGGTTGAGGTAGGGAATGGCCCTGCAGCTATCTCCTTGCCAAGAGACGCCTCCAACCCTTACCTGTATGCAATAGTCACACAAACCCCGACTCCAATCGTATCAGCAACCTCAGCAACATGCCGCCCAAATAGCTGACTGATTGGGTCCCCTTGTCAGCCAGAGCCCAATCAACGCCTCGCCGGCCGTTGTTGAGGCGTTAGGTAGAGTGACaaaacaaggtcaaggtcagtGCCCTTGAATCTAATCGAATGAGGGGAGAGGCAGCTCATTCGCTGGTGCTGGGCGCGTCTTTACGTTGGCACCATCAAGTACCCTGCCCGTGGGAGGGAGGAAAAAGTGACTCAACGGTTTTGTACGTGTACAAAGAGGATACAGTCAGCGACGAGCCGGGGATGACAGCTAGAGCGCTGAATATTGGAACATGGGCATCGTGATGCTGAAGCAATGGCCGAATATTGCTTTTCATTTTTATAGCTTcgttttttcttcttttcccgcAGGGTAGGTACGATGCATCTCCAGCCCACTTGCCTGTGTGGGACAAAGCAGTTCGCGAGCGAGGGAAGGAGCTAATGTACTGTCGGCTGCTGCAGTAGCGGGCGGAGCACTTTGCCCCGAGAGGCCACTGTAACGATGGTAAAAGCCACCTAACGCAGCGGCGGGGATTGGTGGGGGAGGCAGCTACCCAGGAGGGCAAGGCAAGCAGCTCCAGGTAGCGCCTTGCTGCGACCTCCAACGACGACATGAACCATGACTGAGAGGCAAACACGCTGGCCATGGGTGTCTCTGAAATTCTCGAGCCTCGAGAAAGATGCGAGATTCTGTAGAGATGGCTAAATTAACGAAATCGAAATCTAGATCTATGATACAGgccccttgagcttctcatctGGCATCTGACACGGAAAGCGGGGTGCAAGGAAGCTCCCCATAATTTTTGAACCAGATCGCCAGAAtgcaagaaaaaaataagaaaaatagctCCCCCATCTCACCAAAAACTACACCACAGAGAAAAAATGAGGCGGACTGGGAATTCTCCGTACCTCTTGGGCATGTACTCCGTAGCGCTACATCGCTCGTGGTTCCTTCCCGGCCTGGTGGCAGTGCCTTACCTGCCCATGGTAAGGTGAGGTACGTATGTTTTGTTGTCCGGGGAGGAAGGAGCAAAGAAAGGTGGTGGCCTCGTTAGgtttttttcccttcttttattttatctcatcaccaccatcaccacacaCCAACTTTACTTCTCctctttcctttcttcttcttcatcctccctccggttcttctccctctgccGCCTGCAGCCTTATCCTCTCGCCTCCACTCCTCCCCCTTTTTATTGTCTCGATCTTCGCAAGCTTCCTCGTCCGTCATCGAACGTCCTGAAATAACACCAGGGAGAACGCACgttcctctttctctctgACCACCTCATCTTCTTTGATTACTATCGTACGGTGCTACACTCGTACAACGAAGCCCAAAGACTTCTGTAAGTCGACCTCCTGCACATGAATGGAGACGACCGCGGTGGCTTGGGCCCAGGGGAACGAGGGATCCAGTCTGGCAACAGATGGCGATAGCAGGCAGTGGCAATATCTGGCTCAAcagcatcgcatcgcatagCATATCGTGCTCTGCCAGGGCATGGTCCTCTTTTGCGATTCGAAATCACACCAGATTGTCGAAATCCGTCTCGCCTCGTCTCTAGGCCCGATTATTCGACGGCCCGACATCTGTTTGACCCGGCCCATCAGCTCAGCTTGCTGAGCCATGTTGTCTCTCTGCCCCAGCCaagccagtccagtccagcccTTTTGCGTCGCGCCGATTGCTCTGCCCACCAACAAATGCCACACGCCCCATCGCAATCGCCCATCCCACCACGTCACTTCACGTCAGATCCATGCTCGCCGCCCCAGCGTCCGccccttgtccttgcccacAGCTCAGGACATCTGTGTGGTGCACTGCAAGTGCCCGCATAACGACCTGATGTCTCCCTGGGCTGGTCGCAGCGTTTGCTACAGGTGTCTTGTTTGACCGACAGACATATAACGTTTGCTCTGTCCGATTGCATCTGTCTTGCTTCTTTCCTGAATCCTCATCCTTCACTTCCACCACCTGAGCTACCCCGCCGAtagctcctccaccacccaCCAATTTACCCTTGATAGTCGGTTTTGTAGCTAACCCCTCCTTTCACCATGGCTCAGAGACCTTCGCACAAGCGCGCCCAGAGCATCATGGCCGCCACCGCTCAGGACCACCTCGAATTCGGAGGCAAGATCTCGTGGCTTGCCTCCCTCAACACCGCCTACCGACCTCAGCGCAACTACCGCCGctcctccatcatctgcACCATTGGCCCCAAGACCAACTcggtcgaggccatcaacaaccTCCGTGATGCCGGTCTTAACGTCGTCCGCATGAACTTTTCCCACGGATCGTACGAGTACCACAAGTCGGTCATCGAGCATGCCCGCGAGTCCGAGAAGACTCACGAGGGTCGCAACGTCGCTATTGCTCTTGATACCAAGGGTCCCGAGATCCGAACGGGAAACACCCCCAACGATGAGGATATCCCCATATCTGTTGGTCATATCATGAACATTACCACCGACGATGCCTACGCCACCTCCTCCGATGCCGAGAACATGTTAGTCTAACGCTTTGCGCATGCCTATTCTTGCTGACCTCTTTAGGTACGTCGACTACAAGAACATCACCAAGGTCATTGAGCCTGGCCGTGTCATCTACGTCGACGACGGTGTCCTCGCTTTTGATGTTCTCAGCATTGAGGATGAGCAGACCATCCGGGTCCAAGCCCGAAACAACGGCGCCATCTGCTCCAAGAAGGGTGTCAACCTTCCCAACACCGATGTCGACCTGCCCGCTCTTTCcgagaaggacaaggccgaTCTCCGATTTGGTGTCGAGAACGGTGTTGACATGGTCTTTGCCTCGTTCATCCGCCGCGCCCAGGACATCCGAGATATCCGTGAGGTTCTCGGTGACGAGGGCAAGAACATCCAGATCATCTCCAAGATTGAGAACCGACAGGGACTTAACAACTTCAAGGAGATTCTCGAGGAGACTGACGGTGTCATGGTTGCCCGTGGTGACCTTGGTATCGAGATTCCCGCCGCCGAGGTGTTTGCTgcccagaagaagctcatcgCCATGTGCAACCTTGCTGGCAAGCCCGTCATCTGCGCTACCCAGATGCTCGAGTCCATGATCAAGAACCCCCGTCCCACTCGTGCCGAGATCAGCGATGTCGGTAACGCCATCACTGACGGAGCCGACTGTGTCATGCTTTCCGGCGAGACGGCCAAGGGTAACTACCCCtccgaggccgtcaaggagatgcACGAGGCTTGTCTCAAGGCTGAGAACACCATCCCTTACGTCTCCCACTTCGAGGAGCTGTGCACTCTGGTCAAGCGACCCGTCAGCACCGTCGAGTCCTGCGCCATGGCTGCTGTCCGTGCCTCTCTGGATCTTGGTGCTGGTGGTATCATCGTCCTGTCGACCTCCGGAGAGTCGGCCCGCATGCTGTCCAAGTACCGACCCGTGTGCCCCATCTTCATGGTGACGCGAACCCCCACAACCTCTCGATTTGCGCATCTGTACCGTGGCGTGTACCCCTTCCTGTTCCCCGAGGCCAAGCCTGACTTCTCGGAGGTCAACTGGCAGGAGGATGTGGATCGCCGCATCAAGTGGGCCGTCAACAACGCCCTGGAGCTCAAGGTCCTGACCCCCGGCGACACCGTCGTGGTTGTTCAGGGCTGGAAGGGTGGTATGGGTAACACCAACACCCTGCGCATTGTCAAGGCCGACCCCGAGCACCTTGGCATTGGCCAGCTCAACTAAGAGCAACGTCTTGTGGCTGAGGCCTTGAGACCGGAGTGGGGAGTGATTTAATGCACATAAGTAATGATAGACAGGGTAACGGTTGTTTCCAGGGTTTAGGGTATCGGAATTTCGAGTTCTGAACAATCAAAGGAATAAAGCAGGGCAAGACCCCATTGAGCATAAGTCTGTGCCTCCAGTGACTGTCATGTCGTTTATCTTCTTGATACTAACTTGTCCAATTCCCATCAACTCTGACAAGGCGGTGATCGAGTCGTCGTCAGCAATGCTTCGTATACGCATCGTGAAGGATCATGCAGGGAGATGGACAAAGCGCCAGCCGCGCGGAAGAGGCAGGTAGCATATATGATATGACAAAAGAAGTTGCTTTGGCTGAAGGCAACGGATAAAGTTCATGCATCCTCGCCGTCAGCCCAACGCCAACCAGCCAACAACGTGGGCATATGCAGCCAAGGATTAGCTATGATATGATACCCGAGGGAGAGGCAAGCAGAAAGCCACGATGCAAGGCGGCCAAGGGATCTTTGCATGGACACTTCAAACCCCTGGACGATACGATACGATACATGAGATCATGATGCGGCCCTGGTCCGTGTGCTAGGGCTCTAAAGCGTGGGCTGATTTCACGTCAGGGGAAAAAGAGTGATAGCCTAGAGGTGGCATGATGTTTGTAGGAAAACTGTCTCGGGTCATTGCTAGTGAGGCCTCGTTTGGAAAGGGCATGTCGTTGGACTGGGACTCGAGTTTGAGCCTTTGTTCTAGAAGCGGGTGTATCCGCTGGGCTTGGCATGAGGCGAAAGAAAGTCATGATGAGGGTTTGGGTCTGTGCTTTGAGGGATAGTTTTTGTATCAGGCCATTTTCAGGGTTGTCGAGGAGATGTGTTGAGGGTTTGGTGTTTGGGTGAGGGTATTCTGAGTTCTTTCCATTTGCATCAACGTGTGCAGGTGAGGTGTTGATCGAGAATCGATACAGGAACGTTGGAACTACTTGCTAAAACAAAGGGAGGCTCCTTGTTCCTAGATGAATGTTCACTCGCAGGTGGAGGTTACTCAAGTCCTCTCACATATGAGCAAGCCGAATGAACAAGGGCGAAAGGGCCAAGTACAGAAATAGATACAGAGGTAGAAGACACGACTTTACTGAACTCCATGTTCTTGTGTTGTAAGACTATGTATGAATATCCTTTGTAGTCACGAATATTTAAATCTCTAGACATCAGACTCATATTGCCTCCTCACCAAATAGGCAAACAAGTCTGCACCCAACTCCTCTCTCACAGACTCACCGAAAACCTTGAGCCCAAACCACCAACAGTTATGTGTTGGATTCCTACCATCAAGTTTGACGGCTGCGGCCACGAAGAGCCCCGTCCCAAATCGCAGATCTCTGCTGAAGACAGGGTTTGGCTGCACGAAGAGGACGGGCAGCTCTACAGACGATGCCCCGAGGCTGCGAGAACCGGCGTCATCTGCGAGGATGTTGAACCGTATCTTGCGCTGACTGTTAACAGAAAGGGCAACTGTGGTAAGTGCAGGGATTAGAAGGAGAGTAAGTAGGCTTGCACGTTTAGAATGTGCGAGTCGGGGTGGGTGAGTGAGTAGGTAGTAGAGTAGGCGTAGACGTAGACAAAGGAGGCATTGGGGGCGTTGAATAGacttgtttgtttgtttgcaTTCACATCATGAAACTAATGCGTGATATAAATGCATTAAGTATGAGTTAGCCAGCCCTTTTTATCTATCTAAATCCTAAGTATCCCCATATaacttttaagtattatgtATCAATATGCCTCCCATCAGAAACGCCATAACAAAAACCCACCTACAGATCCTTGAGCTCAAACTTCTTCCTCAGATGCTCACCATACTTGATAAACAACCAAGGTGCAGGAATAAGCGCAGCAGCGATGAAGCCTAGGAGGCTGTTTCCCCAGCCCATGCCCAGCTTGTCAAACATGGGTAGACCGGCGAGAGGCAATACACCGCCGGCGATGGAACGCATTACGGCGTTGGCGGCGAGTGCTGAGGCTGCGTAGACGGTGAAGCTGTCGACGAGATACATTTGGAGGGTCTATACGTGTAATTAGTCACCGTCAGGGGGGCACTATGAGAGTTGGGGACTTAccataaagataataaggttTCCAACACCCATCACAGCAGTGCCAATAATAGGCGCAATCCAATGAACCTTGTACTCTGCAGTCCACCCATAAATAAACAACCCCGCTGGCAAAAAGATGGCTCCAGCCCTCAGAGGAGGGAGTCGGTACTCTGGCTTCATAACCACAGGCTGCTGCTCCGTAGGCCCCGTCTCCTCGTCACTGCTGGTCTGCGCCTTggctgccatcttcttcatgttCCTGTCACTCGAGATGGAAAAGTAGAGGACGCCAATCATGGATCCGAttccgaggccgaggaatGTGAGGCCGgagttgatggtgttgaagtggTAGATGCGCATAAACAAGGGAGTGAGACTTGTAAACATGAGGTACAAGTATGCGTATGAAAGACCGACGTAGAGACCGCAGATGATGCAGATGGGCGAGAAGAGGAGCATCTTGAAGGGTCGGAGGATGCCGCGCTTGAAGTAGTCAGCGGGACTCAGGCCAGCGTCGAGTTTCGACCGGAGTCTATCGTTGCCAGTTTCTTTTCGAAGACGTCGGGCCTTGTGCTCGAGGATAACAGGTGCATATGTCTCGACggcgaagatgaagaagacgacggtGATGGTTCCTGATATGATAGTGATGATCCAAAAGACCCAACGCCAGCCGAGTGAATCAGTGACGACACCGCCGATGATGGGTCCGATGATGGGACCGAGAAGAGGTCCGATTGAGAAACTGGCCATGGCTGTACCACGCTTCTCCTGAACAATCATGTCGGCGATGGAACCTCCTCCATTAGCCATTGGACACGATCCAAATACACCGCTCAAGAATCGAAACGCGATGAGAGCGCCTAGACTCGGAGCTTTTGCGCAGGCAATAACAAAGACTATACAATGTTATTAATTAGCTCCCCAGTGAAGCAAGTAAACTCACCAATAAAGCCAACGTTGCCAATGTGGTAGACAATAACACGTCCATACAGCTCCGAAAGGGGAGCAAAGACCATAGGACCAGCAGCGAAACCGAGGACATAAACCGAAACACAAAAAGATGCTAGTTCGGAGGATTTGCTTCCAAACTCGAGCATGAGTTCAGGAACACCAGGTGCAAACATGGCTACAGATGTTTAGCTATCTCGAACGGTCAGTTAGGGGATGAGATGACTTACACGAAGCCAACGGCGTGACAAACGTCAAAGAACTGACGAGAGCACAGTTTAGAACCTTTCTCCACGTGGGGAAGTTGTACGGGTTCTGAGGATCCTTGTCGCCCTCCCACCAAACAATATCACTCTCACTCTCCTCACTATCACCACTCTCCTCCCCACTctccccatcctcatcattcCCCTCTTCCTTATTCCTCCTCTCCTGCAAATCATCAAGAACTTTTCTATTCTCCGCCGCAGCAGCGCTGCTGGCCCTTCTAGCACGTCTGCTGCTTGCGATGCTGGCTCTTCGCTTGCGCTCGTCGGCTTGGGTGGGCACGAAACCCATGCTGCTGGGGATATCGGCGTCGTGGCCTTCGTCTACGGCCTCGCGTGTTTTTTCTTCTAGTGTTGGTTCGCGTCTTAGTTCGTAGGATGTCGTCTTGTGTGCGGACTCTATAGGAGCCATGCTGGCTTCGGCAGCCATGTTGTAAGTCTTGACTCGATAGTTAGATCCAGGTATCATAATCCCAAGcatataattatcttctcCAGAGGTGCTAAGTTGCCATTGGGACTGAAGTCATCCGCATTTCCGCTTTGGGCAATTCCTCGGCTCGACATGGTGGAGATCAAGATGTACGTACCTGCGCCTTTCACGCTTGAATCCCTCAATTAGATCTAACAAATGAATTCTTTGAATAATATTCGCTACTTTCAATCGTCGCGTAAAGAGTACGTCTCGATCGTATCAACTCGTGTCCACAGAGGTGGTGTGACAGTGTATaaaagaggagaagcagcccCGAACAGATACTCGATCAGATGAGATTCTGCACGGAATGACCCAAACTCGCAGAGCGGAACGAAAGATCTTGTCcctcggcttcggcttctTGGACAGAGACGGAAGTAATGTTCAAATCGGGTGTGGTGACCGGTTAAAAGTAGATCGCTTGACTTATACCCCAGACTTGCCAATACCAAGAGGGGGGATCAAGTACATTATATAAGGAAGCGGTCAGGAAAAGGAAGGTCAACAGAGAGAGAGGCGAAAATGTGAATAATGATAACAGGCATCGTCCATTCATCTTATTCCCCTTGGTAGGCCCATCTGATGTGACGGGACCCCCAAAAACAACGAGAGGGGGACCCGGGTATTTCGAGGCCCGTTGGACCAGGATGGCCTCCTTCCGATGTCCTCGGGACCAGAAGAAAGGTCCAGTTTCGGGCTCTCGCTCTCGGGGCCATCGCAAACTCCGCCGACTTGCGCAGAAGAGCATCTCGTTATCGTTCAAAACGAAGGACCCCTGGACGGGAGAAGCACCCGGGCTCCATTGATTTGGTCGTCTCCCGTTCAAGTTCACGCCACCTCGTGCGAACCCTTGACGAGTTCTCGGCCGATCAACGTCTCATCACCGTAAAATATTCCGCTGGACCACCCCCGGAAGT encodes:
- a CDS encoding Pyruvate kinase, which translates into the protein MAQRPSHKRAQSIMAATAQDHLEFGGKISWLASLNTAYRPQRNYRRSSIICTIGPKTNSVEAINNLRDAGLNVVRMNFSHGSYEYHKSVIEHARESEKTHEGRNVAIALDTKGPEIRTGNTPNDEDIPISVGHIMNITTDDAYATSSDAENMYVDYKNITKVIEPGRVIYVDDGVLAFDVLSIEDEQTIRVQARNNGAICSKKGVNLPNTDVDLPALSEKDKADLRFGVENGVDMVFASFIRRAQDIRDIREVLGDEGKNIQIISKIENRQGLNNFKEILEETDGVMVARGDLGIEIPAAEVFAAQKKLIAMCNLAGKPVICATQMLESMIKNPRPTRAEISDVGNAITDGADCVMLSGETAKGNYPSEAVKEMHEACLKAENTIPYVSHFEELCTLVKRPVSTVESCAMAAVRASLDLGAGGIIVLSTSGESARMLSKYRPVCPIFMVTRTPTTSRFAHLYRGVYPFLFPEAKPDFSEVNWQEDVDRRIKWAVNNALELKVLTPGDTVVVVQGWKGGMGNTNTLRIVKADPEHLGIGQLN
- a CDS encoding MFS domain-containing protein codes for the protein MIPGSNYRVKTYNMAAEASMAPIESAHKTTSYELRREPTLEEKTREAVDEGHDADIPSSMGFVPTQADERKRRASIASSRRARRASSAAAAENRKVLDDLQERRNKEEGNDEDGESGEESGDSEESESDIVWWEGDKDPQNPYNFPTWRKVLNCALVSSLTFVTPLASSMFAPGVPELMLEFGSKSSELASFCVSVYVLGFAAGPMVFAPLSELYGRVIVYHIGNVGFIVFVIACAKAPSLGALIAFRFLSGVFGSCPMANGGGSIADMIVQEKRGTAMASFSIGPLLGPIIGPIIGGVVTDSLGWRWVFWIITIISGTITVVFFIFAVETYAPVILEHKARRLRKETGNDRLRSKLDAGLSPADYFKRGILRPFKMLLFSPICIICGLYVGLSYAYLYLMFTSLTPLFMRIYHFNTINSGLTFLGLGIGSMIGVLYFSISSDRNMKKMAAKAQTSSDEETGPTEQQPVVMKPEYRLPPLRAGAIFLPAGLFIYGWTAEYKVHWIAPIIGTAVMGVGNLIIFMTLQMYLVDSFTVYAASALAANAVMRSIAGGVLPLAGLPMFDKLGMGWGNSLLGFIAAALIPAPWLFIKYGEHLRKKFELKDL